In Comamonas koreensis, the genomic stretch GCTGTCGGCAGCGGCCACCGCTTCTTCCGACACACCGGCCAGATCGGCCGCTTCTGCATCGGCGATGGCGCGGCGCTCGGCCTCGTCCATCTCGTCCTTGGCCTTGCGTGCCTGGTGGTAAGCCAGACCGGTACCAGCGGGGATCAGACGACCCACGATGACGTTTTCCTTCAGGCCACGCAGCTCGTCGCGCTTGCCCATGATGGCAGCCTCGGTCAGCACGCGGGTCGTTTCCTGGAAGGAAGCGGCCGAGATGAAGGAGTCGGTCGACAGCGAAGCCTTGGTAATACCCAGCAACACGTTGGAGTAGACCGCTGGGATCTTGCCATCGCGCTGTGCAGCTTCGTTGGTGTTGAGCACTTCGGAGCGCTCGACCTGCTCACCCTGGATGTAGGAGGTATCACCTGGGGCTTCGATGACCACGCGGCGCAGCATCTGGCGAACGATCACCTCGATGTGCTTGTCGTTGATCTTCACGCCTTGCAAGCGGTACACGTCCTGCACTTCGTCAACGATGTAGCGCGACAGCTCTTCGATACCCAGCAGACGCAGGATGTCCTGCGGATCGGCTGGGCCGTCGACGATCAGCTCGCCCTTGTTGACCACCTGGCCTTCGTGCACCAGGATGTTGCGTTCCTTTGGAACCAGCTCTTCCCAGACCTTGCCTTCCAGATCGGTGATCTGCAGGCGCACCTTGCCCTTGGTTTCCTTACCGTAGGACACGGTACCGGTCATCTCGGCCAGCGCGCCCTTGTCCTTCGGCGTACGGGCTTCGAACAGCTCGGCCACACGTGGCAGACCACCGGTAATGTCGCGGGTCTTCTGGCCTTCCATAGGAATACGGGCCAGCACTTCGCCGGGGCCCACTTCCTGGCCATCACGCACCTGCAGCAGAGCGCCGACCTGGAAGCCGATCGTCACCGCGTGGTCGGTACCAGGAATCTTGACTTCCTGGCCGTTGGCATCAGCCAGCTTGACCTGCGGACGCACCACCTTGGCAGAACCACGGTGCTTCGGATCGATCACCACCAGGGTGGATAGACCGGTCACTTCGTCGACCTGCTTGGCCACGGTCAGACCTTCTTCCACATTCTCGAACTTCACCTGACCGGCGTATTCGGTAATGATGGGTCGGGTCAGCGGATCCCAGTTGGCCAGCACGGTGCCCGCCTTGATCTGTTGATCAGGCTTGATCGACAAGATAGCGCCGTAAGGCATCTTGTGACGCTCGCGCTCGCGGCCGTACTCGTCCTGGATCACGATTTCGCCGGAGCGGGAAATCACAACCAGTTCGCCCTTGTTGTTGGTCACATAGCGCATCTGTGGGTTGAAACCCACGATACCGTTGGACTTGGCTTCCACGCTGGAGGCCACAGCCGCACGCGAAGCCGCACCACCGATGTGGAACGTACGCATGGTCAGCTGCGTGCCAGGCTCACCGATCGACTGGGCAGCGATCACACCGACGGCTTCGCCGAGGTTGATCATGCCGCCACGGCCCAGGTCGCGGCCGTAGCAGGTAGCGCACAGACCAAAGCGGGTTTCGCAGGTCAGTGCGGTGCGCACCTTCACTTCGTCCACGCCAGCCGCTTCCAGATCTTCGATCAGGTCTTCGTCCAGCAGGTCGCCGGCCTTGGCCAGCACCGCGCGGGTTTCGGGGTGCAGCACTTCGTCCGCAGCGGTACGGCCGAGGATACGGTCGCGCAGCGATTCGATCACTTCACCGCCTTCCACCACAGCGCGCATCAAGGTGCCGTTGTGCGTGCCGCAGTCGAGCTCGGTGATCACCAAGTCCTGCGTCACGTCCACCAGACGACGCGTCAGGTAACCGGAGTTAGCCGTCTTCAGCGCCGTATCGGCCAGACCCTTACGGGCACCGTGGGTGGAGATGAAGTACTGCAACACGTTGAGGCCTTCGCGGAAGTTCGCGGTAATAGGCGTCTCAATGATCGAGCCATCGGGCTTGGCCATCAGACCACGCATACCTGCCAGCTGGCGGATCTGTGCGGCCGAGCCACGGGCGCCGGAGTCGGCCATCATGTAAATCGCGTTGAACGATTCCTGATCGACTTCGTTGCCATGGCGGTCAATGACCTTTTCCTTGGCCAGCTGGGCCATCATGACCTTGGAGACTTCGTCACCGGCCTTGCCCCAGATGTCCACCACCTTGTTGTAGCGCTCGCCAGCCGTCACCAGACCGGAGACGTACTGCTGCTCGATTTCCTTCACTTCCGCTTCGGAGCGGGCGATGATCTCGGCCTTTTGCGGTGGCACCAGCATGTCGCCAATGGCGATCGAGATACCGGAGCGCGTTGCCAGACGGAAGCCGTTTTGCAGCAGCTTGTCGGCGAACACCACGGTTTCCTTCAAGCCACACTTGCGGAACGAGATGTTGATCAGCTTGGAGATTTCCTTCTTCTTCAACGTCTTGTTGATCGAAGAGAAAGGCATACCCTTGGGCAGAATCTCGGACAGCAGCGCGCGGCCCACGGTGGTTTCCACCAGCTTGGTCGTCGGCTCGAACTCACCCGAGGCCTTGTTCTTGTTCCACTCGGTCAGACGCACGCTGATCTTGGTGGCGCGCTCGACCTGCTCGGCATCCAGTGCGCGTTGCACTTCGCCGATGTCGGAGAACACCATGCCTTCGCCCTTGCCGTTGATC encodes the following:
- the rpoC gene encoding DNA-directed RNA polymerase subunit beta', translated to MKSLLDLFKQFTPDEHFDAIKIGLASPEKIRSWSFGEVKKPETINYRTFKPERDGLFCAKIFGPIKDYECLCGKYKRLKHRGVICEKCGVEVTQTKVRRERMGHIDLAAPCAHIWFLKSLPSRLGLVLDMTLRDIERVLYFEAYVVTDPGMTPLKKFSIMSEDEYDKNVEEYGDEFVAKMGAEGIKDLLEGIEIDSEIERLRNDLTGSEVKVKKNAKRLKLLEAFKKSGIKPGWMVMEVLPVLPPDLRPLVPLDGGRFATSDLNDLYRRVINRNSRLRRLLELKAPEIIARNEKRMLQEAVDSLLDNGRRGKAMTGANKRALKSLADMIKGKSGRFRQNLLGKRVDYSGRSVITVGPTLKLHQCGLPKLMALELFKPFIFAQLEARGIATTIKAAKKEVETGTPVVWDILEEVIREHPIMLNRAPTLHRLGIQAFEPILIEGKALQLHPLVCAAFNADFDGDQMAVHVPLSVEAQMEARTLMLASNNVLFPASGEPSIVPSQDVVLGLYQATRERINGKGEGMVFSDIGEVQRALDAEQVERATKISVRLTEWNKNKASGEFEPTTKLVETTVGRALLSEILPKGMPFSSINKTLKKKEISKLINISFRKCGLKETVVFADKLLQNGFRLATRSGISIAIGDMLVPPQKAEIIARSEAEVKEIEQQYVSGLVTAGERYNKVVDIWGKAGDEVSKVMMAQLAKEKVIDRHGNEVDQESFNAIYMMADSGARGSAAQIRQLAGMRGLMAKPDGSIIETPITANFREGLNVLQYFISTHGARKGLADTALKTANSGYLTRRLVDVTQDLVITELDCGTHNGTLMRAVVEGGEVIESLRDRILGRTAADEVLHPETRAVLAKAGDLLDEDLIEDLEAAGVDEVKVRTALTCETRFGLCATCYGRDLGRGGMINLGEAVGVIAAQSIGEPGTQLTMRTFHIGGAASRAAVASSVEAKSNGIVGFNPQMRYVTNNKGELVVISRSGEIVIQDEYGRERERHKMPYGAILSIKPDQQIKAGTVLANWDPLTRPIITEYAGQVKFENVEEGLTVAKQVDEVTGLSTLVVIDPKHRGSAKVVRPQVKLADANGQEVKIPGTDHAVTIGFQVGALLQVRDGQEVGPGEVLARIPMEGQKTRDITGGLPRVAELFEARTPKDKGALAEMTGTVSYGKETKGKVRLQITDLEGKVWEELVPKERNILVHEGQVVNKGELIVDGPADPQDILRLLGIEELSRYIVDEVQDVYRLQGVKINDKHIEVIVRQMLRRVVIEAPGDTSYIQGEQVERSEVLNTNEAAQRDGKIPAVYSNVLLGITKASLSTDSFISAASFQETTRVLTEAAIMGKRDELRGLKENVIVGRLIPAGTGLAYHQARKAKDEMDEAERRAIADAEAADLAGVSEEAVAAADSAADPAAD